In Acidobacteriota bacterium, the following proteins share a genomic window:
- a CDS encoding amino acid permease, whose protein sequence is MGGALLRTKSLQKIMAQTEEEGHKLKKSLRAWDLVAIGIGCSVGVGIFVLPGVEAAKHSGPGIILAFALTAVTCACSALSYAELASMLPVSGSAYTYGYATLGEIFAWIIGWDLVLEYMVGACLVSIGWSAYFTNMVNHLLKNSGFAIPAFLTASPLVEEGPGWINLPAMLIVAVIAWLLIRGIKESARVNLAIVIVKVAVIGVFVCAAAGYVDAKNWDPFLPFGFSGVMTSAAIVFLAYVGFDAVSTTAEEAVNPRRDMPIGIIGSLVVTTLLYMATSAVMTGVVHYPELGVADPLNKVLDVLKMPWVQGLVSVGAIAGITSVLLVLLMGQPRILFAMSRDGLLPRAWSNVHRKYRTPHVTTLVTALVVAVGAGLLPIEDVAELCSIGTLFAFVIVCAGVVVLRFTRKDLHRPFRVPGGWTCAVVLWLVMAGFVLLIGHFLSLGRPGFYECFFLMTPAGKAIVLGGAAVVFVLLRQFILQIIGIAMCVYLMLSLPWLTWARFGVWLAIGLLIYFFYSRTHSLAATEETAKEAGEEA, encoded by the coding sequence ATGGGCGGGGCTTTGCTTCGGACGAAATCGCTCCAGAAGATTATGGCGCAGACGGAGGAAGAGGGGCACAAGCTGAAGAAGTCCCTCCGGGCCTGGGACCTGGTGGCCATCGGGATCGGCTGCAGCGTGGGGGTGGGGATCTTCGTCCTGCCCGGCGTGGAAGCGGCCAAGCACTCCGGGCCCGGCATCATCCTGGCCTTCGCCCTGACGGCGGTCACCTGCGCCTGCAGCGCGCTGAGCTACGCGGAGTTGGCCTCCATGCTCCCCGTCTCGGGCAGCGCCTACACCTACGGCTACGCGACCCTGGGCGAGATCTTCGCCTGGATCATCGGGTGGGACCTCGTGCTGGAATACATGGTGGGCGCCTGCCTCGTCTCCATCGGTTGGAGCGCCTACTTCACCAACATGGTGAACCACCTGCTGAAGAACTCCGGATTCGCCATCCCCGCCTTTCTCACCGCCTCCCCCCTCGTGGAGGAGGGCCCCGGGTGGATCAACCTCCCCGCGATGCTGATCGTGGCCGTCATTGCGTGGCTGCTGATCCGGGGCATCAAGGAGAGCGCCCGGGTCAACCTCGCCATCGTCATCGTCAAGGTCGCCGTCATCGGGGTCTTCGTCTGTGCCGCCGCCGGCTACGTCGATGCGAAGAACTGGGATCCCTTCCTCCCCTTCGGGTTCTCCGGGGTCATGACCTCCGCCGCCATCGTCTTCCTGGCCTACGTGGGCTTCGACGCCGTGTCCACCACCGCCGAGGAGGCCGTCAACCCCCGGCGGGACATGCCCATCGGCATCATCGGCTCGCTGGTGGTCACCACGCTCCTCTACATGGCGACCTCCGCCGTCATGACCGGGGTGGTGCACTACCCGGAACTGGGCGTGGCGGACCCGCTGAACAAAGTGCTCGACGTCCTCAAGATGCCCTGGGTGCAGGGGTTGGTCAGCGTCGGCGCCATCGCGGGGATCACGAGCGTGCTCCTGGTCCTGCTCATGGGCCAGCCGCGCATCCTCTTCGCCATGTCCCGCGACGGCCTGCTCCCGCGGGCCTGGTCCAACGTGCACCGGAAATACCGGACCCCACACGTGACCACCCTGGTGACGGCCCTGGTCGTGGCCGTGGGCGCAGGGCTGCTGCCCATCGAGGATGTGGCGGAGCTGTGCTCCATCGGGACCCTCTTCGCCTTCGTGATCGTCTGTGCCGGAGTCGTGGTGCTCCGCTTCACCCGGAAGGACCTGCACCGCCCGTTCCGCGTCCCCGGCGGTTGGACCTGCGCCGTCGTGCTGTGGCTGGTCATGGCGGGGTTCGTCCTGCTCATCGGCCACTTCCTCAGCCTCGGCCGCCCCGGTTTCTACGAGTGTTTCTTCCTGATGACGCCCGCGGGAAAAGCCATTGTGCTGGGCGGGGCGGCGGTGGTTTTCGTCCTGCTCCGGCAGTTCATCCTGCAGATCATCGGCATCGCCATGTGCGTCTACCTGATGCTGAGCCTTCCCTGGCTGACCTGGGCCCGGTTCGGGGTATGGCTGGCCATCGGCCTGCTGATCTACTTCTTCTACAGCCGCACCCACAGCCTCGCGGCAACAGAGGAAACCGCCAAGGAGGCCGGCGAGGAAGCCTGA